From the Acidimicrobiales bacterium genome, the window CCCGAATCGACCAACGGCTCCTACGACTGCCGCGACATCCTGTCGTCGATCGTCGACGACGGCTATCTCCTCGAACTCCACGCCGGCTGGGCCGGCAATCTCGTGACGTGCTTCGCGTCGATCGGTGGCCGCTCGATCGGCATCGTCGCGAACCAACCCCAGACAATTGCCGGAACGCTCGACATCACCGCATCCCGCAAGGGTGCCCGGTTCGTGGCGATGTGCGACGCCTTCAATCTCCCCATCCTGACGCTGGTCGACACCTCGGGCTTCTACCCGGGAAAGGACCTCGAATGGCGGGGAATGATCCGCTACGGGGCCCAGATGGCCTTCGCCTACGCCCGCGCGTCGGTGCCCCGGGTCAACGTCACGACCCGCAAGTCCTACGGTGGCGCCTACATCGTCATGGACTCGAAGAAGATGGGCAACGACATGGCCCTGGCGTGGCCCTCGGCGGAGATCGCCGTGATGGGGGCGAAGGGAGCGGTGGAGATCCTGCACCGTCGCAGCACGCCCGAAGAGCGGGCCGACCTCGAGGCCGGCTACGAAGAACGCCTGCTCAACCCCTACATCGCCGCCGAACGGGGAACCATCGACGCCGTCATCGACCCGGCCGACACGCGCCGTCAGGTCGCGGCCGCGTTCGACATGCTCGCCGGGAAGCGGGAACGGCTTCCCCGCCGCCGCCACGACAACACACCCCTCTGACCGGGCCGGACGCCGTTGGAGGTGTGAGCGACGAGGATCGCGGTCTAGATTCAACGCCGTGTCCGAGAGCGTAACCATCACCGACAACCGCACTGGCGAATCGATCGAGATCCCGATTGTCGACGGAGGTGTGGATGCCGCGGAATGGCGCAAGCTGCTCCCCGGCATCTGGTTCTCCGACCCGGGTCTGGCCACGACCGCCGCCACGCCGAGCGCCATCACGGAGCTCGACGGCGACAACGGCATCCTGCGCTATCGCGGTTATCCGATCGAGCAGTTGGCCGAGAAGAGCACCTTCCTCGAGGTCGCCTACCTCCTCGTCAACGGTGAGCTCCCGACCGAGGCCGAGCACGATGCCTGGGTCTCGGAGATCACCCACCACACCTACATCCACGAGAACTTCCGCAAGCGGATCAACGAGGCGTTCCACTACGACGCCCACCCGATGGGTCTGCTCACCTCTGCGGTCGCCGGTCTGTCGACCTTCTACCCCGAGGCCAAGGAGATCGAGGACCCCGAGGTCCGCCGGGCCCAGATCGTGCGGCTCATCGCCAAGATGCCGACGCTCGCCGCCAACGCCTACCGCCACTCGGTCGGCCAGCCCTTCGTCTTCCCCGACAACAACACCGACTACCCGACCAACTTCCTGCGGATGATGTGGCAGATCGGCGGCCCCTACGAGCTCGATCCGGCGCTGCAGAAGGCAATGGAGATCCTCCTGATCCTGCACGCCGACCACGAGCAGAACTGCTCGACCACCGCCGCCCGCGTCGTCGGCTCGGCCCATGCCGACCCGTACTCGTCGGTCGCCGCCGCCTGCGCCGCCCTCTACGGCCCCCGTCACGGTGGCGCCAACGAGGCCGTGCTCAACATGCTCGACGACATCGGCAGCTACGACAACGTCGACGCGTTCATCGAGAGCGTGAAGGCCGGTGAGGGCCGCCTGATGGGCTTCGGCCATCGCGTCTACAAGAACTACGACCCCCGGGCCACGATCATCAAGAACGCCGCCTACGAGGTCTTCGAGGTGACCGGCAAGAACCCGCGTCTCGACATCGCGTTGAAGCTCGAAGAGGCGGCGCTCAACGACGACTACTTCGTCAGCCGCAAGCTCTACCCGAACGTCGACTTCTACTCGGGCCTCATCTACCAATCGATGGGCTTCCCGACCGAGATGTTCACCGTCCTGTTCGCCATCGGCCGCACCCCCGGCTGGCTGGCCCACTGGAACGAGATGCTCGAGCAGAACTCCCGCATCGCACGGCCCCGCCAGCTCTACACCGGCCCCGGCGTGCGCGACTACGTGCCGCTGGCGAACCGCTGAGCCACTCGCTGCGGGCTCGCCTCGGTCGGCTCCGGCCGACCCGACTCGAGCTGATCAGCGTCCACATCCCGAAGACCGCCGGCACCTCGTTTCGCGAGGCGCTGGTGCGCGAGTACGGCGACGACCTCGCGCCCGTCTACGACGGCGCCCGACCGAACGGTCGCCGGTTCCGAGCCGTGCACGGCCACTTCTCCCCCGACCAGTTCTGGAGCGCCGGCCGCAACGCGAAGCTGATCATGTGGCTGCGCGACCCGGTCGAGCGCATCGCCTCGTACTACGACTTCTGGCTCGCCACGGCGCCGCACGGCAACCCGAACCACGACGAGTTCCTCCGCCGCGAGATGACGCTCGCCGAGTTCGCTCGCTGGGATCCGATCCGCACGGAGTTCGCCGAGCAGTACGTGGCCGGCCTCGAGCCCGACGACTTTTTCTTCATCGGGATCACCGAACGCTACGAGGCGGATCTCGCCCGTCTCGCCGACCGGCTCGGCTGGTCGACATCGGGCGCCGTGACCGAGACCAACGTGACCCCGGGCCAACGCTCACTCGTCGACGAGGCCACCCGCCGCGAAGTCCTCGACGCCCATGCCCTGGAACTGCGCTGGTACCGGCGCGCCACCGCCGACTGACGGCGCACCCCTGGTGAACTGACCGTCGCAGTTCCCCCCGTTGTCGTCGGAGTTCACCCCGGACGGGCAGGTCGTGTTGTCCCAGGTGTTGAGCAGCAGGATCGCGTCTCGGAAGTCGGCGGACCACAGCGAGGCGTCGGTGAAATCGACACCGACGACCAGCGCGTCACGCCAACTCGTCGACGCGACTACGGCGCCGGTCATGTCCGCATCGACGATGGTCGTTTCCCGTAGCACGCTGTTGTCGGCATAGGTGTCGGTCCAGTCGGTGCCGTCGAGCGTCGAGCCTGTGTAGTTCGCGGCCCACGAACTGGAGATCCTGATGTTCGAGAGATCGCTGTTCGTGATCGTGACACGCCCGAATCCGATACCGGTGGTGTCCGCGTCCGAGAAATCCACGCCGTCGAGACTGACGAAGGTGTCGATCAGATAACCATCGATCACACCCACGCCCGGTGAGAACGTCGCCGTCCCCGTCAGCCCGCCGCTGGTGACTCCCCAGAAGGACCCGCCGGTGAAGTCGGCTCCTTCGATGTTCGCACCAGCGATCGACGCGGTGAAGGCCCACGTACCGAATCCGGGCGCATCGGCGTCGGTGAAGTCGGCGCCGACGGCGCTGCGCACCGCGACGTTCTCGAGCCGTGCCCTCGTGAAGTTCACGCCGTCGGCGAAGAAGCCGCCGATGGCGGACGAGAGGTCGGCGTCGGTCAGATCGGCGCCGTTGAGGACGGCATTGTCGACCTTCGCCCGACTGAACGTCGATCCGACGAGTGTGGCGTCGCTCAGGTCCGCACCCTCGAAGTTCGCGCCGGTCGCGCCGGCGCCCGAGAGATCGATGCCGGCAAAGAACGCAGCCTCGAAATCGCAGAACCGGAGGTCGGCGTTGCGGGCCCGGCGTCGCACAGTCGGCGCCGTACTGCAGTTCGACGGCACCGATGTCGCAGGCGGGCCCGAACGGCCGTGGAAGCCCCGTGCGTCGTCACCGGTGAGCGTGCAGCCGGTGGGGAGGCCACCATCGACGGCGTCGCCGTAGGGGTCGGGTAGGAGGGTCAACACCTCACCGCCGTTGTCGGCGAGCGGCCCCGAGACGGGGTACACGGGCCCGGAGATGTCACCGCTCTCGTTGTACGAGCAGCCAGAGCCGGACAGCAGGTTGTGGCCGAGGCTGACGATTCCCGCTCCGCACCTGCTCACGTCGAGGATCGACGACTGCACGAAGATCGTCCCCGTCCTGCCGCGGTTGACCTCGACGGAGCCCCCCGACAGCGTGCTCGACACGATGGTCACCACCGAGACCCGTCGACTCGGACCAGCCCTTGGCGCGAAGATCCGGCCATCGTCGCGTTCTCGAGTCGGACGGATCCCTGCCGCGCATGGACGCCGCTCCCTGTCGAGACGGCGAAGGAACTCGACCACACCGTCAAGGCGCCGTCCTCGACGACCACGGGTGCCGCCGAGACGTCTGCGAAACTGAGGTGGCGGAGCGACACGGTGGATCCGCCGAGGATCCAGAGGCCCCGCTCCCCGATGTGGAGGTTCGGTCCGTCGAACTCGGTGAGGCCCACCGGCGCGTCGACGCTCACCGAGATGCCGCCGCTGTCACCGACGATCGTTCCGTCACCGGTGACGACCACCGCCGAACGGATGTCGAGGTCTCCGGTGAACGAGTCGTCCTCGACACCGCCGGGAATGGTCAGTGCATAGGTGGCACCGTCGACGAGGCGGATCTCCTCGACGCCCGGGAGAGCGTTCGCCTCGATGACCGCGGCCCGCAGTGAACAGTTGCCGTTGGCGTCGGCGCAGAGGCCGTCGCCCGGCGTGATGTCGACGGTGTCGTCGGTCGTGTCGACCGCGAACACCGTGCCGTTCTGATGGCACGCCGAAACGAGGAGCGCGAACCCCAGCACCCCGATGACCCGCCAGATCCAATTCGCTTCCACCGCGTGCCCCCTCGCCTGTGCCGACCTTACCGGACCGGCGGGAGGGCTCGCCACGCTCCGTGACGGGACGCGCCCTCCGCCCTACGCGCGGGCGCCGACCCTCTCGGTCGGAGTGAACGTCACCGGCATCGCCTCGACGCCGGTGATGAAGTTCGAGTTGCGCCACGGCAGCTCCGATTGGGGCACGCTCAGCTCGATGTCGGGGAGACGGGTCAGCACCTTGGTGAACATCTCCCTGAGTTCGAGCCGGGCGAGCGACGCGCCCAGGCAGAAGTGCGTGCCGAAACCGAAGGCCATGTGGTGGTTCGGGTCGCGGGTGACATCGAAGCGGAACGGGTCGACGAAGTGCTCCTCGTCGCGGTTTCCCGACGGGTACAACATGATGATGTCGCTCCCGGCCGGGATCGACTGATCGCGGATCTGGACATCGGCCATGGTGGTCCGGGCCATGTTCTTGATCGGGGTGACCCAGCGGAGCATCTCCTCGACCGCGACCTCGACACCCTCCGCGAGATTCGCCTGGAGCTTCTCGCGTTCGTCGGGGAACTCCATGAGGGCCTGCATCCCGCCCGTGATGACATGGCGGGATGTCTCGTCGCCGCCGATGAGGATCAGCAACGACTCCTGCACGATGGACTCGTCGTCGAGCCGATCGCCGTCGACCTCGGCCTCGCAGAGGATGCTGACGAGGTCGTCGCCGCCGGGGTTGGCCCGGCGATCGGCGATGATGCCCATCTGGAACTCTCGGAACGCCATGCCGGCGAGCATCGCCTTCTCCGAGGCCTCGGGCGACGTGGTCGTCGTGGTTCCCCGGATCAGATCGTCGGACCACTCGAGCAGGTCGTCGAACGACTCGCGCGGGAAGCCGAGCATGTCACCGATGAGCAGGAGGGGCAGCGGCGCGGCGATGTCCCACACGAAGTCGCACTCACCCTTCTCGCAGACCCGGTCGATGATCATGTCGCACAAGGTGTCGATCTGGTCGAGCTTGTCGCGCACGCGCTTCGGGGTGAATCCCTTGTTGACCAGCTTGCGCCGGTTCACGTGGTCGGGATCGTCCATCGAGATCATCATCGGCAGCGGGTCACCCTTGGGCCTCGGCGCCTTGAACGACGAGTACGTTGCCGGATCTCGGGAGACCGTGAGGATGTCGTCGTACTTCGCGACGGCCCAGACGTCGGAATTCGGGTCGTAGTAGACGGGGGCGTTCGCACGCATCCACGTCCAGTCGTCGTGAGGTTGCGACGCGTACCAGTTGCCGTCCATCAGGTCGATGTGGTCGCGGACCGGGTGGTTCGGGGTGGGATGATTCGCCATCGCGAGAAAATAGGCGATCATGCGCTCATGGGCACTTTCGTCACCGTGGTCGACGCGTTCACCGACCGACCGTTCCGCGGCAATCCGGCGGCCGTGTGCATCCTCGACGGCCCGGCCGACCCCGAGTGGATGCAGCACATCGCCGCCGAGATGAACCTCTCGGAGACCGCGTTCTGCCACCCCGACGGTGACCTCTGGGACCTCCGCTGGTTCACTCCGACGGTCGAGGTCGACCTGTGCGGCCACGCGACGCTGGCGACCACCCACGTGCTGTCCACCGATGGCGGCGTCGACGGCACGATCCGCTACACGACCCGCAGCGGCCTCCTCGCAGCGCAGGCCTTCCCCGACGGCATCGTGCTCGACTTCCCGGCCGACTCCTCCCGTCGGGCCGAACCGCCACGGGGCCTACTCGCCGCACTCGGGGTTCCCGACGACACGCCGGTGCGTCGGGGGAGGACCGACTATCTCGTCGCTGTCGACTCCGAGGCGCAGGTACGGGCCGTCAAACCGAACTTCGGATTGTTGCGCAGGGTCGAGTGCCGCGGAGCCATCGTGACCGCCGTCGCCGACGACGAGGCCGACTACGACGTCGTCTCACGCTTCTTCGCCCCGGCCGCGGGGGTCGACGAAGACCCCGTCACCGGGTCGGCCCACACGACGCTCGCGCCCTACTGGTCGGCCCATCTCGGGCGTGACCGG encodes:
- a CDS encoding carboxyl transferase domain-containing protein, which gives rise to MTDTTTVDIRARAAGFVRASASDFHGRRVIVVDAQGEELAGALSPSDGHTIAAAARYALEQRLPLIIRLASSGANLEMGVGALDGWGGAAREMTRCSGIVPMIIIVTGPTVSGPALMLGLADVVVMVEGAYAFVSGPTMVEQFTGVPIDTDELGGANIHGRTSGVATMIAADVDEAEALARDILAFLPDHTDEAAPRHLCVDPVDRPTPEAYEILPESTNGSYDCRDILSSIVDDGYLLELHAGWAGNLVTCFASIGGRSIGIVANQPQTIAGTLDITASRKGARFVAMCDAFNLPILTLVDTSGFYPGKDLEWRGMIRYGAQMAFAYARASVPRVNVTTRKSYGGAYIVMDSKKMGNDMALAWPSAEIAVMGAKGAVEILHRRSTPEERADLEAGYEERLLNPYIAAERGTIDAVIDPADTRRQVAAAFDMLAGKRERLPRRRHDNTPL
- a CDS encoding citrate synthase; this translates as MSESVTITDNRTGESIEIPIVDGGVDAAEWRKLLPGIWFSDPGLATTAATPSAITELDGDNGILRYRGYPIEQLAEKSTFLEVAYLLVNGELPTEAEHDAWVSEITHHTYIHENFRKRINEAFHYDAHPMGLLTSAVAGLSTFYPEAKEIEDPEVRRAQIVRLIAKMPTLAANAYRHSVGQPFVFPDNNTDYPTNFLRMMWQIGGPYELDPALQKAMEILLILHADHEQNCSTTAARVVGSAHADPYSSVAAACAALYGPRHGGANEAVLNMLDDIGSYDNVDAFIESVKAGEGRLMGFGHRVYKNYDPRATIIKNAAYEVFEVTGKNPRLDIALKLEEAALNDDYFVSRKLYPNVDFYSGLIYQSMGFPTEMFTVLFAIGRTPGWLAHWNEMLEQNSRIARPRQLYTGPGVRDYVPLANR
- a CDS encoding sulfotransferase domain-containing protein, yielding MREYGDDLAPVYDGARPNGRRFRAVHGHFSPDQFWSAGRNAKLIMWLRDPVERIASYYDFWLATAPHGNPNHDEFLRREMTLAEFARWDPIRTEFAEQYVAGLEPDDFFFIGITERYEADLARLADRLGWSTSGAVTETNVTPGQRSLVDEATRREVLDAHALELRWYRRATAD
- a CDS encoding pentapeptide repeat-containing protein, whose product is MTIVSSTLSGGSVEVNRGRTGTIFVQSSILDVSRCGAGIVSLGHNLLSGSGCSYNESGDISGPVYPVSGPLADNGGEVLTLLPDPYGDAVDGGLPTGCTLTGDDARGFHGRSGPPATSVPSNCSTAPTVRRRARNADLRFCDFEAAFFAGIDLSGAGATGANFEGADLSDATLVGSTFSRAKVDNAVLNGADLTDADLSSAIGGFFADGVNFTRARLENVAVRSAVGADFTDADAPGFGTWAFTASIAGANIEGADFTGGSFWGVTSGGLTGTATFSPGVGVIDGYLIDTFVSLDGVDFSDADTTGIGFGRVTITNSDLSNIRISSSWAANYTGSTLDGTDWTDTYADNSVLRETTIVDADMTGAVVASTSWRDALVVGVDFTDASLWSADFRDAILLLNTWDNTTCPSGVNSDDNGGNCDGQFTRGAPSVGGGAPVPAQFQGMGVEDFAAGGLVDE
- a CDS encoding cytochrome P450; translated protein: MANHPTPNHPVRDHIDLMDGNWYASQPHDDWTWMRANAPVYYDPNSDVWAVAKYDDILTVSRDPATYSSFKAPRPKGDPLPMMISMDDPDHVNRRKLVNKGFTPKRVRDKLDQIDTLCDMIIDRVCEKGECDFVWDIAAPLPLLLIGDMLGFPRESFDDLLEWSDDLIRGTTTTTSPEASEKAMLAGMAFREFQMGIIADRRANPGGDDLVSILCEAEVDGDRLDDESIVQESLLILIGGDETSRHVITGGMQALMEFPDEREKLQANLAEGVEVAVEEMLRWVTPIKNMARTTMADVQIRDQSIPAGSDIIMLYPSGNRDEEHFVDPFRFDVTRDPNHHMAFGFGTHFCLGASLARLELREMFTKVLTRLPDIELSVPQSELPWRNSNFITGVEAMPVTFTPTERVGARA
- a CDS encoding PhzF family phenazine biosynthesis protein — translated: MGTFVTVVDAFTDRPFRGNPAAVCILDGPADPEWMQHIAAEMNLSETAFCHPDGDLWDLRWFTPTVEVDLCGHATLATTHVLSTDGGVDGTIRYTTRSGLLAAQAFPDGIVLDFPADSSRRAEPPRGLLAALGVPDDTPVRRGRTDYLVAVDSEAQVRAVKPNFGLLRRVECRGAIVTAVADDEADYDVVSRFFAPAAGVDEDPVTGSAHTTLAPYWSAHLGRDRLRYHQASARGGELEVALVGDRVEIFGQAVTTMRGEFAV